In Acidobacteriota bacterium, the sequence GCTGTATTGTCCCTCACCAGCATCGTTGAAAACGTCCGCGATCAGCAGTTCGACCGTGCCGGGAGAGACGCCGACGACGCCGAGATCGTTGTGCATGGCCGCCACAGTTCCGGCGACGTGCGTGCCGTGTCCCTGCCGATCGTCGGCCCAGTCTTCGTCGACCCAGCTCCGCCCGGCAAGGATCTGCAGGTCGCGAAGGTCCTCATGCGCCGCAGCGATTCCGGTATCGGTGATGCAGACACGGACTCCTGCGCCGGTCGCGGCACCTTCGTCCAGCACTCCGTCCCGGTCCGCGTCCCATTCGTCCCGGGCATGCACGAGGTCGATTCCGTAGGGAACCGTCTGTCCGAAGAGGTGATGGATCGGATCCTCAGCGACGTCCAGCACCACACTCAGGCCGAGCAGCGTCTCGACCGTACTTGCCGGTAACGTGGCGGCAAGCACCCCGAGGTCATCGAACTCGTGGTGAATGATCGCGTCCGCTCCGAGCTCGGACAGGACCTGGTCTTTCGCTCCCTTCTCATAGCGGACGAGATAACGATCTCCGGCCTGCGCCTCGGCGGCAAAGGCCAGCGTGAGAAACACCGAGCAGCAGAGCGCTGCCATGGTGCGCGTCAGCGGGTTGAGATGAATCATTCGTGGCTCCTCCTATACGGCTTCTGAATCGGATTCTGAACTGGGCAGTTTGCAGACCTTCGATAGCTCCTCGCCAAGCAAAAAATACGCCGATACGGGAAAGTCCTCAGTAGCCCTCTGCCGAGTAAAGTTAACGTCGGAGCTGGAAAGTTAACTTTACTCCGCAAAGCGGATTCGACGGTTCCTGCCTCTTCAGCCTCACCCTCGGTTTCCCCTTTCGGCTCGGCAGGAGCCTCGGTACGTCAAGAAAGCCTCGGAAAGGAAGAAGTCTCGATGAAGGTCATTCCGAAGACGCGCGAAGCGGGGAGGAGGAATCTGGTGGTGGGTGCTGTTGACGTTCCCCACCCATCCCGCGGTGCGGGATCAGGTGATGAAGCCGCTCCATCGGAATGACACTTCGGTTTTCTCTAAGACACTTTGGCATTTGTATAACCGCTCAATCCACCGGCGGTTGCGCTCTCCGGCGCTACCGCCGGCTGTCCGCTGCGCCTCCGCCGGAGCATGCTCTGCCCTCCCAGCGTGGGAGGGCAGAGCGAATCGTCGTCAGTTACAGGATGCACTCGGTACCGAGGTCACCACGTCTTTGACATCCACATTGTCGACCCATGCTCCACCAACGATGGTCGCTTCGACGAGAGGATCAGCACTCCAGCGGAACCGGATCTGCCCGGTGTATCCCGCCAGCAGCGAGAGATCGGCCGTATAACGCGCCATGAGCGGACTGTACCCGGAGAACATCGGCGAGTCTTTCGGAATGCAGCCGGAGCCGTACGACAGTGCAGGGTAGCCCGGCTCGACTTTGATCCAGGTGTTGCCGCCATCGACGCTCGCCTGCACGTCGATGCCGTCCCAGGCGGCGTCGGTGTTTTCACTGACGTACGCGAGATCGAAGACGATCGCCGACGTGTCGGAGAACTCGAACGAAGGAGATGTGAGCGTGAGGCAGGTGCTCGGCGCGTACTGCGAGTACCACACGGTCGTCGCGTTGCCCGTCTGGACTCCATTCGTCAGAATCCATCCAGTTTCGGCCTCCGACGGTGTCCACCCCTGAGCTCCCGACTCGTAGTCGTAGGAGAAGGTGGTCAGCACCTCGTCGCGGTTGACGGCCACGGTCTCGCTGAGGGTGTTCGGCGACGACTGCCCCTTGGCGGTGGCCGAGGCGGTGAAGGTCGCCGTGTCGTTGAACGGCGCATCACTGGAGACCGCGAGCGTGTACGTCGCGGTCTTCGTCTCCGCCGCAGAGCCGAGGATCGTTCCGAGATCGACGGTGCTGGAGGTCAGGAACGTGAAGTAGGAGCGATCGACCGAGAGGGTCACCTCGACGCCATGCGCGTCTTTGGTGCCGTTGTTGTTCACGTCGACGTGGATCTCGACCGTCTCTCCCGGATCCGCCACCAGGTCGCCATCGCCGCAGGAGCTGTCGACGCTGTCGGATGCGAGCCGCACCGCTGTGGGCTGCGCATTCACGTCGCGGAAGACGACGCAGCCGGTGCTGTCGTCGCCGATCGGCATGCTGAAGGTATCGAGGAAGCATCCCTGATCGGAGGTGATCTCCAGGATGAAGTTTGCCGTTGCGCCGCAGAGCAGCGCATCCTGGTCGACTGTCACACGGAACGACTTGTCGGGCCCGGCTGATCCCCCGGCCTCGATCGAACCGTAACTGCGGGTGGCGGGATTCGCAACCGTGACGCCTGAAGTGACCGAGCTGAGGGTGGCCTGCGCGTTCGTCAGCCCCGTCAATCCCTCATTGGCGATGATGATGAAAAGCTGCGCCTTCTCGCCGGGATCGAGCTCTCCGTCACCATTCCCTCCGGGGGAATCGGTGACGCTGACCGAGCGGTAGCGTGCGTCGGGCTGCTCGACGGTGATCGTCGCCAGCCCCGCGGGTGACGAGCTGTAGCATGCGCCATCTCCGGTCGCCACGACCCGGTAGGTATAGGTCACGCCGTTATCGACACCGGCATCGACGACCGAACCGGCGCTCGCGGAGCGGCCGACCTCCAGGAAGACGTCGTGCCGGCGCTCGGTGCGTACGACGCTGTAGTGGGCGGCTCCGTCGACGGCGCTCCACGAGATCGTTACAGCCGGCGTTCCGGTGTCCGGGTCGACGCCTTGCGAGAGGCTCACGGCGGGAGTTGCAATCGCCGCGCAGTTCTTCGCGTCACCGTACGCGGGAACGCCGCCCGGAGCTCCCCACTCTTCCATGCCGTGGTGGACGAATGCGTCGTTGAGGTAGGCGCCGTGTGGTGTTCCGTTGGAGAGACCGTCACCCTCGTCGTCGACTACGAAATACGCGTCGTAGGTCGAGGCGCCGATCGCCTGATGTCGTGAGGGAGCATACGAACCGACGAGCGGTCGCGATTCGTAGAAGAGCCGCTCGTGGAGCGTCCACGCCTCATCCCGATCGACGGCACCGTTGGGAGAACCGTCCGGACCGGCCGGGAGCGGATCACCCTCGTAAGTGACGTACTGCTTGTTCGAGTCGAGCTCGACCGTTCCGTAGCTGGTGCCGCTCATCAGACTCTCGACCAGATGCCACGCTGCCTGCCCCCAGATCTGCCCTTCACAGTGCCCCTGGCGGAGCAGCGGGCCGATGTAATACGGATGCGGCGGACATTTGGTGCTTACGTTCGAGATCGAGAGCGTGCCGCGACTGGAGCGGAGCTCATCGACGTTGCGCACGCCGTCGCACTGGCGGATTGAAACCGTGTCGGGGTCGGTGACGTAGGGGCCGTGGAAACGGTTGTAGAACGACTGTCCGACACACGAGTCGTGATCGACGAACAGCGCGATGTGATCGCCCACCGCTTCGCCCGTGGCGAAGTCGCCGAGGCCGAGGACGTAGCCTGGATGCTGTCCGTCATTGTAGTCGATGCCGTGACCCCACTCGTGCTGCATCACGTCGCGGATCTCTCCCGTGTTGTTGCAGTCGATGTTCCCGCTGGAGCGGACGATCGTCCCTTTCTTGAAGAAGTTCACACTGACGCCGTTCCAGAAGGCGTTGCAGATGTCGTTGATGTTCACGTTGACCGGCACCGTGGAGTACAGCCACGGCAGGTCGAGCCACTTGAGCGCCATCGCGCGTGCGACGTTGGTGTGAAAGAAGGCGGTGCGATCTGCCGGGGTCGAGGTGCCGTTCCCGTACGAGATCGTCGTCGACTCGGAGTCGCCGGAGCCGAGTGTGACGTGGTCGTATCCGCCGGTGCCGAAATCGAGGCGCCGCGACGATGAGGAGACGAATGGCTGCCATCCCGGAACGGGATCGCTGTCGGACTTGACGCAATCGACGCAGTTGGCGTCGAAGAAGGTGCCGTTCAACTCGGAGGAGACAGTTCCGCCACCGAATGTGAAGAGGCCGTTCCAGCTCGAACTGAGGGGTGTGGCGCCGGAATCGACGCGTACCAGTGGGAACGAGCGGACTACTTCCGCGTCGGTCGCTTCGGCCGGTCGGATCCCGCCCGTGACGCGACCGGTGGGAGTGGTGGGGCAGGCTGCGTATCGGTTGGAGTCACCGAATCCGATGACCACGCCGTCGATCGCGTCGACGTAGGCCACCCAGGTGGCGGTTCCGCCATCGACGCGGAATCGCAGCTCATAGACGAGCTGGTAACTCAGCAGCCCTCCGTCCGTGGTATTCCGCGGCAGAAGCTCGAGACGCGGCTCCTGCACGACCTCGACGTCCTCGGCCTGCACTTCGATATAGGCGAGCACGTTCAGGAGCGCCTGTTCCGCCGTGATCGACGGGCTCGTCACGGCCGGAACGTCCGCGATGTTGGCTGAGTGCCAGTAGATCATGTTGCCGTTGTTCACGGCGAATATCAGTCGTCCATATTCGACCGGGACGCCGTCGATCGCGTATTCGAAGATCGCGTAGCGCATGCGAGCATCGCGTCCCGGATCGGCGCCCTCGTCCACGAAGCGCAGCCGCTCATTGCCGGCCGCGAGGACCGACTGGTTGTTCGCGATGAATTCGCGGGCGACCCGCTCGAGATCGCCTTCACTCACGGACCCCGTCAGCGAGTTCGCCCGTCCAGGTAACCACGACAGAGCACCGCCGGAGACGCGGCGCGGGTGTCCCGTCAGCGTGTCGTGCTGCGCGACCCAGTTTCCGCCGTGCGCGTCATTCCAAGCTTTCCACGAGGGATCCTCCAGATACAGATCCACCAGCGCCTGGTCGTAATTCGGAGTGAGCGCCGGAAGAACGAGGGTCTTCGAGTCCAGCGCAAGTTCCTTCTCGCGGACATCGACGGCCATCGTGGCAAAGGTGAAAAACAGCGGTAAGGCACCGAGGCAGATTGTTCGTAGCATTTGAGAGTTCTCCCGATTATGAATGACTCGGCCTTATGCCAAACATGAGGCCTCTGCTCCCCGGACCTGCCGGCCAAGGGGTAAGGTAAAAGAGATGTTACTGTCAGAGCCATAAATTCGTCCAGCCATCCGATGCCCCGACCCGGTCGAAATCGCCTCTTCTCGTTCTATACTCAGCGGTCTGACCGTCCGGGCTGTGGCCGGCAGGCGTCTCTCGAAACATCAACCGCGAGGAGGCACCATGGAGCTGCAGCTTGTCGATTCCACGCTTTGGAGCAGGAGGGCTCGGTCTTTGGTCCAGGGCCTCGGCGCCTGCGTCATTCTCTGCGCGACCGCGTGCGCAGAGGAGCCGCGCACTCTGCACGACCGTCGGACTCTGGAGGGGCACTCCCCGCCGACGCTCTCGCGATTGCGCTACAATTTCGCGTGCGGCTGCGCGACTGAAGCGCTGGTCCGTCAGGCGGCTCACATCCGCCAGTCGCTTTCGAATCGAACGTCAGGCAACATCAACAGGGAGGTCATACATGAAGTTCACGAAGCTGCTGGTTCTGCTGGCTCTAGTGGGTTCCCTGATCGGGTGCGGCAAGCCCGTTCCTCCAGAGAAATCTGCCTACGTTGGCGAATGGCAGGAGAAGACCATGTACCTCCTGATCACCGAGGACGGGTCAGTTCGATACAAGCGACTCAAGGGTGGGGCATCCACCTCACTTGAAGGCCCGCTCAAAGGCTTCACCGGAGACAACTTCGAAGTAGGTATCGGGCCGATGGCAACAACCTTTGTCGTCAGCAAGCCGCCCTACAAAGACGGCGACATCTGGAAAATGGTCGTCGATGATGTAGAGCTGATCAAAACGGCCCATTGAGGGCGTCTGGAGTCGGCTCAGGCGCATGAAACAGCCGCCTGAGCTGATCCGTAGATGATCCGTAGATCGGGCCTTTGAGATGACTCCAGGTCGATTCGTCGATCCGATCTTGCGGTGCACGAGCTCCCGATACGCATTCCTAGCCTCGGGGCGAAAAAGAAAGTGTGGCTCCCATTACCCCGTGGGTGCTCATGAGAACCCAGGCGTGGATGCGCCAGTTGAAGAGCGCGACGACTCCGGCGAGGATGCCAAGGAACGACTCGCGGTCGTCATCATCATGGAAGATCATCTCGCGGTTGTTGCCGCGTGATGTCACATGCCACAGAGCGCCCCGATGTTCGAGTCTGAGCGGTCGAGCCATGGAGAAACCATCCCTCGGTGAAAGGAAAAAGTCCAACCGTTGATGGGACTGGTTGCCTTTCTCCCTCGGAATGGAAACTTTCGTGACACTTCTCCACGAGGAGTAGAATCCGTTTTGAGCCGGAAAATGCGTCTCGAACCGAAAAACGAAGGTGTGGCCCCATTTCACCCGACGGAAAAACGAAGGTGTGACCCTCGCACCCCTCGCACCCTCGCACCCCTCGCACCGAAGGTGTGACCCTCGCACCAGGATGCTCGCGGGAGCCTTCAAGCGCTACCATACTTGGCGTCGATACTTCGAATCTCCTCGATGATCGGACGAAGACTCTCTCACTACACGATTGAGGCTCGCCTTGGAAAAGGCGGGATGGGTGAGGTTTATCAGGCACGCGACAGCCGTCTCGAGCGCGACGTCGCGATCAAGATCCTTCCTGAGACGACCGCGGACGACGAAAGCGTGCGGCGTTTCCTCAAGGAGGCGCGCGCCGCGTCGTCTCTGAATCATCCAAACATCGTCACCGTCCATGCGATCGAGCAGGAGGGCTCTCTCCATTACATCGTGATGGAGGAGATCGACGGCGCTTCCCTCTCTTCGGTCGTCCGGGATCCGTTGAACCTCGAGCGTTTTCTCGACATCGCGCTGCAGATCACGAGCGCGATGGGAGCCGCCCATGCAGCGGGGATCATTCATCGCGATCTAAAGCCGGCAAATGTGATGCTCACGACCTCCGGCGTGGTCAAAGTGGTCGATTTCGGACTCGCGCGTCTGATGCGGCCTGAGGCTTCCACGAGCTCGGAGGATGCGACAGTCGAATGGAGCGGTCCACTCACCAGGGCGGGCGCAATGATGGGGACCATCGGCTACATGGCGCCGGAACAGGTTGAGGGCGAGAGGGCAACCGCGCGCTCCGACGTCTTTGCGCTCGGCGTCGTCTTCTATGAGATTCTGACCGGCAAGGCAGCTTTCAGAACGAGTACCCCGGCCTCGACTTTCGCAGCGATTCTCCGTGATTCGCCACCGCCGCTGTCGTCAGTCAGAGACGATCTTCCTGCCGTGCTGGAGCAGATCGTCGATCGTTGTCTCGCCAAGGACCCGGCGGATCGTTTCGCGGATGGTGGCGAGATTCACGCGGCGCTGCTCGAACTGCGACGCAGTCTGTTCGAGAGGCCGGCAGCGATCAGCCGGCGCGGCCCCCCGCTGCTGATCGGAACAGTCGTCGCGGCCGTGCTGATCGTTGGGATTCTCACCGCCCTCTGGTGGCGGCATGACTCGAAGATTCGCTGGGCCAGAAATGTGGCGCCGGCGGAGATCGAGCGGCTGATGGACAGTGACGATCCCGTCGCCGCCTTCATGCTCGCGAAGCGCGCGAGGGCCATCGCACCCGACGACTCACAAGTTCAACAGGCGTGGACGAATCTGACGAAACCGGTGACGATCGAGAGCGAGCCGCCGGGGGCAGAGGTGGAGATCCGTTCCTACCGCGGTGATGCCGACTCACCGTGGGTTTCCATCGGACGGACCCCTCTTCGTTCTGTCGACCTCCCGTTTCCCCTGGTTCGCTATCGCATTTCGCTCGATGGCTACATCACCAGCGAGACCGCTCCCGGCTTTGAAGGTGAGGCGCGGTTCTTCCGTCTTTACCGTCCGGACGAGAGTCATGCGCGAATGGTTCCCGTTGGGGGCGGCCCATCCACTATCGCCGGGAGGACGGTCACCCTGCCTGACTTCTGGATCGATCAGTACGAAGTCACCAACGCCGAGTTCAAGAAGTTTGTCGACGGAGGGGGATACGGGCGGCGGGAGCTCTGGAAAGATCCCTTCACTCGAGGGGAAGAGACACTCTCGTGGGACGAGACGGTGAGCGGCTTCGTCGATCGGACGGGACAACCGGGGCCAGCCGGATGGGAGCTGGGCAGTTTTGCGAAGGGACAGGAGAACCATCCCGTCGAGGGAATCAGCTGGTACGAAGCGGTCGCGTATGCAGACTTCGTAGGCAAGACTCTTCCCACCGTCTTCCACTGGAAGCGAGCCGCGGTGAATGACGGGATTTTTTTCGACGTGCTGGCGCTGAGTAACTTCGAAGGGGAGGGTGTCGTGCCGGTGGGATCCCTCGGAGGGCTGGGGCACTGGGGCACGTACGACATGGCTGGGAACGTGAGGGAATGGTGCATCAATGCCGTCGACCAGAGACGCTATGCGCTCGGCGGCTCGTGGCTCGATCCCGGTTACTCTTATGTCGAGCTCGATGCGCAGGATCCTCTGTCACGCAGGGCAGGCTATGGCATGCGACTGATGTCGATCGCAGCGCCCGTTCCCGAGGCCTTGAAGGAGGATGTCCGGCCGGACACCTTCGAGATTCCTCCGCCGGTGGATGACGCCACCTTCCGGCTGATTGCGGGTGCGTTCGCGTATGACCGGTTGCCGCTCACCGAGCGGACCGAGGAAATCGACGATACGCATGACGGCTGGCGAAAGGAGCGGGTTTCGTTCGACGCCGCGTACGGCGGCGAGCGAATCACAACTTACGTCTTCATCCCGAAGAACGCGCAGCCTCCCTACCAGACGATCCTGTACTTTCCGGGCAGCGACGCTACCGTCATGAAGTCGAGCCGGCACCTCTGGCTGCGGATGGTCGAGTTCTACATCCGCAGCGGAAGAGTGCTGGTGTTTCCCGTCTACAAAGGGACCTACGAGCGCCAGGTCGCGCCACCGCAGGGACAGAATGCCGCGCGCGAGCTGCGGATCCAGCAAGTGAAAGACATCAGCAGAACTCTCGATTATCTGCAGAGCAGAAGCGACATCGACCCGCAGAGGATCGGTTATTATGGGCTGAGTCTTGGTGCGAGTGTGGGAGCGCTGGCGACGACGCTCGATCCGCGGTTCCGATCGTCGGTTCTCTTCGGAACTGGTTTCTATCCAGCCTACTTCACACCGGAGCGGCCGCCCGAGACCCAGCCTCACAATTTCCTGCCGAGGCTGCAGGTGCCGACGCTGCTCATCGGCGGCCGCTACGACTTTACGCTTCCGGTGGAGTCGGCGCAGAAGCCGTTCTTCGACATGATCGGGACATCGAAAAAGAAGCATGTGGTATTCGACGGAGGGCACGTTCCGACCGAGTTCAACGACGTCATCAGGGAAATCCTCGCCTGGACCGATCAGTGGATGGGACCCGTGCAAAGGACGGCGCCGCGCTGAAGCGGAGTTGACCCCGACCTTTATGGACAGGGGTCACCGACGGAAATGAGGAGTCAACCGTCCCTGAAAGAGATGCCCGCATCGGTCGTACTTCCGGTTGGAATCCTGCGCGTAGCGCTGGTTGAGCCGCTGCATCCCGCGGGAGAGCGTCGGCTCGGGCGTGGAGAGAAGGATGTGGTAGTGGTTGCCCATCAGGACCCAGGCATGGACGTCCCAGTTGAAGAGCGCGACGACACCGGCGAGGATGCCGAGGAACGACTCGTGGTCGTCACCATCATGGAAGATCATTTCGTGGTTGTTGCCGTGCGATGTCACGTGCCAGAGAGCACCGCGATGTTCGAGTCTGAGCGGCCGAGCCATGGAGAAACCATCCCTCGGTGAAAGGAAAAAGTCCAACCGTTACCCGAAGTGATCGCTTTTCTCCCTCGGAATGGAAACTTTCGTGACACTTCTCCACGAGGAGTAGAATGCTCTCGAGCTCGAAAATGTGCGAGGAACCGAATAACGAAGGTGTGGCCCCTATTTCGTTTCCATCGCGTTCTGCTACTCTATTTTCAACGTTGCTGGGTCGGACGCAGCCGCTCAGCGCTGACCGTTAGCCGCCAGGTGAAAAGCCGAGAGCTGAAATGACAAAGCAACCCATCAACTTCCGTGAGAAGCTCGCGAAATTCTCCGAACACTGGTCGCCGCGCGTCGTCGCCGAAATGAACGAGTACCAGTTCAAGCTCGTGAAGTTCCAGGGCGAGTTCGTATGGCACGACCATAAAGACACTGACGAGGTGTTTATTGTGCTAGAGGGTGAAATGGAAATCGGACTCCGTGATGGTGCGGTCACCATCCGCGCTGGCGAAATGTTTGTCGTTTCCAAAGGCGTGGAGCACATTACGCGAGCAACCCGAGAGTGCCACGCTCTGGTTATCGAACCTCGGGGTGTTGTAAATACAGGCGACACCGGCGGTGCGCTGACTGCACCGAATGACGCCTGGGTATAGCTATATGACGGCTAACAATCGCTTCGAGACGGACTCGCTACGTCGGCGCTCAAGCTTTTCGTTATGCGCCTAGGACTTACCCTGATGATTACTGGAATTCATCACGTACAACTCGCGATGCCAAGAGGTCTTGAAGCGCAGGCACGTGCGTTCTACAGCGAAGTGCTCGGAATGACCGAGCGTGCCAAACCGGCAAATCTCGCCGGGCGAGGAGGTGCTTGGTTTACCGCTGGGCACGCAGAAATACACCTCGGCGTAGAGGACGACTTCCGCCCGGCCAAGAAAGCTCATCCTGCATTCTTAGTCTCCGACGTCGCTACGCTCTCCGAGAAGTGCGCAGCAGCTGGGTACGAGGTCAAGAGCGACGAGCCTCTGCCGGGCTTCCAGAGGGTGTACGTCACGGATCCGTTCGGCAACCGACTCGAGCTCCTGCAGCCAGCGACCGGCGGCTAACAAGCGGTTGCACCGGACGCGGGGTCGGCCGTGCTACCTTTACTTTCACGCTCTGCGCGTCGCCCGCGCCGGTGAACCGCAGATCCGTTATGCCGCCTGGAACAGCCAGAAACGGAGGAAGACCATGAAGCGAGGTTTTCGGCTCAATCGCACCTTGGTGGGGGCGGCGCTGCTTCTGGCCACGGCTTCGCTCGCACATGCGCAGGAAGCGCGGATGGCTGTGACTACGCCCGCCGACACCGTTCGTGTCGCCGCGCCTACAGGTGAGCGGGTGACCGACCGGGAGAACGTCCAGGCTGCCTTCGACGCGGTGCAGCCCGGCGGCACGGTCGTGTTCGCGGCCGGGGCCTACGTCGTAGGCGGCGAGGGCCTGGTGCTTCGCACGCCGGGCGTCGCACTTAGGGGCGACCCCGACGGCACGACGCTGCTGGGGTGCTCGCGGAAGCAGCGCAGGTCCCTCCCTGCTGGCGCATTCTCCGAATTCTCCGAGGCATGCGGCGACGGCTTCGTCCTCGCGGCGGAGGCGCAACGGGTCTCGGATCTCCACTTCGAGTCATTCAGCCTCGCGCTCAGTATCCGAGAGGCGACGGAGAGCGAGACGCAGGGACGCTCCGCCTCCTTCACCGGTGGGCACGTGGTCGAGGACAACTCGTTTCATGACGGGTTCAGCTTTCAAATCGTTCTGGATGCGGACTCGACCGTGCGGGTCCGGCGAAATGTGTTCCGCAACGTGTGGCATGCGGTTGCGATTGGCGGCCGCAATATCCACGTGACGGAGAACGACATCTCGGTTCCCGAGCCGGAGAGGGTGCCGTTCGGGTATGCGGGTGTCGCGATCGGAATCCGCCCGCTCGGTGAGGATGGCGCGTGTTCCTCCATGATCGTGGAGGACAACCGGATCGACGGTCACACGGAGGCCGTGGCGATTGCGGTCTTCCCCCAGGACCCGGGCAGTGTGTGTTCCGACATCAAGGTACGTGACAACGAGATCTTCATGCGCCCGGTCCGAATGCCGGACGGGGGCGACCAGGCCGGTCGGCTCGCCATTGCACCGGCAATCCGGCTCTTCAATGCCCAGCGACTCGTGGCTGAGGGCCTGATGACCTGGGGCGAACACTGGATGCCGGAGGGCGGATGGCCCGACGCGCTGTCCGGGGGGCGCATTTCCGACGTGCGCGTGGAAGCCAATCGCATCACCGGCGCCGTGGGCATTGGCATTGAGGCCGCGCACGTCACGGACACCCGCATCGTGGACAACGAGATCGAGGTCCGGCCCGCCACGACCCGGAGGAGCAGGAAGGGCTCACCGTCGGCGGGAATGGTGGACCTGGCGTTTGGGTACTGCTGGGTCTCGTGGACGAGGTGAACGGCACGCCCGTGTGGGTGTCGGCGGGGAGCGAGGGGACTGTCGTTCGGCAGACGGCCGGGAAACGTAGCGCATCAGACGGAGGCGGGAACTGAATAGAATCCGCTCGTAATCCCACGAGCGCCATTGGAAGGACTTAACCTCAAAGCTCAAAA encodes:
- a CDS encoding transposase, which gives rise to MARPLRLEHRGALWHVTSHGNNHEMIFHDGDDHESFLGILAGVVALFNWDVHAWVLMGNHYHILLSTPEPTLSRGMQRLNQRYAQDSNRKYDRCGHLFQGRLTPHFRR
- a CDS encoding transposase yields the protein MARPLRLEHRGALWHVTSRGNNREMIFHDDDDRESFLGILAGVVALFNWRIHAWVLMSTHGVMGATLSFSPRG
- a CDS encoding cupin domain-containing protein, whose translation is MTKQPINFREKLAKFSEHWSPRVVAEMNEYQFKLVKFQGEFVWHDHKDTDEVFIVLEGEMEIGLRDGAVTIRAGEMFVVSKGVEHITRATRECHALVIEPRGVVNTGDTGGALTAPNDAWV
- a CDS encoding VOC family protein translates to MITGIHHVQLAMPRGLEAQARAFYSEVLGMTERAKPANLAGRGGAWFTAGHAEIHLGVEDDFRPAKKAHPAFLVSDVATLSEKCAAAGYEVKSDEPLPGFQRVYVTDPFGNRLELLQPATGG
- a CDS encoding protein kinase; the encoded protein is MIGRRLSHYTIEARLGKGGMGEVYQARDSRLERDVAIKILPETTADDESVRRFLKEARAASSLNHPNIVTVHAIEQEGSLHYIVMEEIDGASLSSVVRDPLNLERFLDIALQITSAMGAAHAAGIIHRDLKPANVMLTTSGVVKVVDFGLARLMRPEASTSSEDATVEWSGPLTRAGAMMGTIGYMAPEQVEGERATARSDVFALGVVFYEILTGKAAFRTSTPASTFAAILRDSPPPLSSVRDDLPAVLEQIVDRCLAKDPADRFADGGEIHAALLELRRSLFERPAAISRRGPPLLIGTVVAAVLIVGILTALWWRHDSKIRWARNVAPAEIERLMDSDDPVAAFMLAKRARAIAPDDSQVQQAWTNLTKPVTIESEPPGAEVEIRSYRGDADSPWVSIGRTPLRSVDLPFPLVRYRISLDGYITSETAPGFEGEARFFRLYRPDESHARMVPVGGGPSTIAGRTVTLPDFWIDQYEVTNAEFKKFVDGGGYGRRELWKDPFTRGEETLSWDETVSGFVDRTGQPGPAGWELGSFAKGQENHPVEGISWYEAVAYADFVGKTLPTVFHWKRAAVNDGIFFDVLALSNFEGEGVVPVGSLGGLGHWGTYDMAGNVREWCINAVDQRRYALGGSWLDPGYSYVELDAQDPLSRRAGYGMRLMSIAAPVPEALKEDVRPDTFEIPPPVDDATFRLIAGAFAYDRLPLTERTEEIDDTHDGWRKERVSFDAAYGGERITTYVFIPKNAQPPYQTILYFPGSDATVMKSSRHLWLRMVEFYIRSGRVLVFPVYKGTYERQVAPPQGQNAARELRIQQVKDISRTLDYLQSRSDIDPQRIGYYGLSLGASVGALATTLDPRFRSSVLFGTGFYPAYFTPERPPETQPHNFLPRLQVPTLLIGGRYDFTLPVESAQKPFFDMIGTSKKKHVVFDGGHVPTEFNDVIREILAWTDQWMGPVQRTAPR
- a CDS encoding right-handed parallel beta-helix repeat-containing protein, whose translation is MKRGFRLNRTLVGAALLLATASLAHAQEARMAVTTPADTVRVAAPTGERVTDRENVQAAFDAVQPGGTVVFAAGAYVVGGEGLVLRTPGVALRGDPDGTTLLGCSRKQRRSLPAGAFSEFSEACGDGFVLAAEAQRVSDLHFESFSLALSIREATESETQGRSASFTGGHVVEDNSFHDGFSFQIVLDADSTVRVRRNVFRNVWHAVAIGGRNIHVTENDISVPEPERVPFGYAGVAIGIRPLGEDGACSSMIVEDNRIDGHTEAVAIAVFPQDPGSVCSDIKVRDNEIFMRPVRMPDGGDQAGRLAIAPAIRLFNAQRLVAEGLMTWGEHWMPEGGWPDALSGGRISDVRVEANRITGAVGIGIEAAHVTDTRIVDNEIEVRPATTRRSRKGSPSAGMVDLAFGYCWVSWTR